In Sodalis ligni, a single genomic region encodes these proteins:
- a CDS encoding sugar ABC transporter ATP-binding protein yields MENNPPLLTLNNISKAFNGVPALRGVSLSLQAGSIHGLIGHNGAGKSTLINILGGIYPADSGEVSVAGERVSIGSPRAAQALGIEIVHQDRLLAPTLTVAESLLLGEEPRLAGLPLLHRRRMRREAQQAIFTHFGMMLDPDRLIAELSVAEQQVVQITRVLRRSPRILVFDEPTAALASHEAASLFAAVQALRLRGLAILYVSHYLNEIIELCQQVTVLRDGRDVARHPVSQIRVQQLITAMVGQEQKNRLRRETQPEGETLLRVQGLSAPDRFQQVSFSARRGEILGITGLLGSGGKALLRALFGLENGLSGSVKLNGRAFLPRSPRDAVAQGIAFVPEDRRINGIALDLSVRENIALTILGALARHGVIHRGRERALVKENVSALQIRTPGIEAPVRQLSGVTSKSGIGQMA; encoded by the coding sequence ATGGAAAATAATCCGCCGCTGCTGACGCTGAACAATATCAGCAAAGCCTTCAACGGCGTCCCGGCGCTGCGCGGCGTCTCGCTGTCGCTGCAGGCCGGCAGCATCCATGGCCTTATCGGCCATAATGGCGCGGGCAAATCGACGCTGATTAATATTCTCGGCGGTATTTACCCGGCGGACAGCGGCGAGGTAAGCGTGGCGGGGGAAAGGGTCTCTATCGGCTCTCCGCGGGCGGCTCAGGCGCTGGGCATTGAAATTGTCCACCAGGATCGCCTGCTGGCGCCGACGCTCACCGTGGCGGAGTCGCTGTTATTGGGTGAAGAACCCCGGCTCGCCGGCCTGCCGCTGCTGCATCGCCGCAGAATGCGTCGCGAGGCGCAGCAGGCCATTTTCACGCATTTCGGCATGATGCTGGATCCGGACCGCCTGATTGCCGAACTCAGCGTGGCGGAGCAGCAGGTGGTACAGATTACCCGCGTTTTGCGCCGTTCACCCCGCATTCTGGTGTTCGACGAGCCTACCGCGGCGCTGGCGAGCCATGAGGCGGCCTCGTTGTTTGCCGCCGTTCAGGCGCTGCGCTTGCGCGGACTGGCGATCCTGTATGTTTCCCATTATCTCAATGAAATTATTGAACTCTGCCAACAGGTCACCGTGTTGCGCGATGGCCGCGATGTGGCCCGGCACCCGGTGAGCCAGATCCGCGTGCAGCAGCTGATTACCGCGATGGTAGGGCAGGAGCAAAAAAACCGGCTGCGGCGCGAGACGCAACCTGAGGGCGAGACGCTGCTGCGGGTACAAGGCCTGTCGGCGCCGGACCGTTTTCAGCAGGTCTCTTTCAGCGCGCGGCGCGGCGAGATCCTTGGTATCACCGGCCTGCTCGGTTCCGGCGGTAAAGCGCTGCTGCGCGCGCTGTTCGGCCTTGAAAACGGTCTATCCGGCAGCGTAAAGCTGAACGGCCGCGCTTTTTTACCGCGCTCGCCCCGTGACGCGGTAGCCCAGGGGATCGCCTTTGTACCGGAAGATCGCCGTATCAACGGCATTGCCCTTGATCTCAGCGTCCGCGAGAACATCGCATTGACCATCCTAGGTGCGCTGGCGCGACACGGCGTGATCCATAGGGGACGTGAACGCGCGCTGGTTAAGGAAAACGTCAGCGCACTGCAGATTCGAACGCCGGGCATCGAGGCGCCGGTGCGTCAGCTGTCGGGGGTAACCAGCAAAAGTGGTATTGGCCAAATGGCTTAA
- a CDS encoding sugar ABC transporter substrate-binding protein, translating into MIIDKNKPKDEEGNKCRRILAGPLAAIAILFALPSLAEQQNNDVPSLKGKHIGITVAGTEHYWDLKAYQGQIDEVKRLGGTPIALDGGRKDAQQIAQIQTLIAQKPDAIIETLGTASVLEPWLKRIRAANIPLFTVDTASPSSINVTTSDNFYIGEQLALKLVNDLHGEGNILVFNGFYGVPVVAMRYDQLRAVLKWYPKINIIQPELRDVIPNTVQDAYGQIGQLLNKYPKGSVQAIWAGWDVPQIGATQAVDAAGRTEIKTYAVDGSPDVVSLVKDPKSSAAAVIAQQPYLIGKTAVQSVARYLAGDRSLPPATYVPAILVTKENAAEVQKTLGQSDGK; encoded by the coding sequence ATGATAATAGATAAAAACAAGCCAAAGGATGAAGAAGGAAATAAATGCCGCCGGATACTGGCGGGCCCGCTGGCCGCTATAGCCATATTGTTTGCGTTGCCCTCGCTGGCGGAGCAGCAAAATAATGATGTCCCGTCATTGAAAGGTAAACATATCGGCATTACCGTCGCCGGCACCGAACATTACTGGGATCTGAAAGCCTACCAAGGGCAAATAGATGAAGTAAAACGTTTGGGCGGCACGCCCATTGCGCTGGACGGCGGCCGCAAGGACGCGCAGCAAATCGCTCAGATTCAGACGCTAATCGCGCAGAAGCCGGATGCCATCATTGAGACGCTGGGCACCGCGTCGGTGCTGGAGCCTTGGCTTAAAAGAATTCGCGCCGCCAATATTCCGTTATTTACCGTTGATACCGCCAGCCCGTCAAGTATTAACGTGACGACCTCGGATAATTTTTATATTGGCGAGCAGCTGGCGCTAAAGCTGGTCAATGATTTACACGGTGAAGGGAATATCCTGGTATTTAACGGTTTTTATGGCGTGCCGGTGGTTGCCATGCGTTATGACCAGTTACGGGCGGTGCTGAAATGGTATCCTAAAATCAACATTATTCAGCCTGAGTTACGGGATGTCATTCCCAATACCGTACAGGATGCCTATGGCCAGATCGGCCAATTATTAAATAAATACCCGAAAGGATCCGTACAGGCGATTTGGGCCGGGTGGGATGTTCCGCAAATCGGCGCGACTCAGGCGGTTGACGCTGCCGGCCGCACCGAGATCAAAACCTATGCGGTGGACGGCAGCCCGGATGTGGTTTCGCTGGTGAAAGATCCCAAATCCAGCGCCGCGGCGGTTATTGCCCAGCAGCCCTACTTGATCGGCAAAACCGCCGTTCAGAGCGTTGCTCGCTATCTTGCGGGCGATCGGTCGCTGCCGCCTGCCACCTATGTACCGGCCATTCTGGTAACCAAAGAGAATGCGGCCGAGGTGCAAAAAACCTTGGGCCAGAGCGATGGAAAATAA
- a CDS encoding nitrogenase component 1, giving the protein MHGPEFYNGFQGGGYAGGAVAPSTNLRENEVIFGGAERLDNLIKATLKMMEGDLFVVLNGCIGEIVGDDVASVVSKFQDQGVPIVYAETGGFKGNNFIGHEIVTEAIIDQYVDKYAVNKDKKIKGLINVWAELPFQNTFWRGDLQELKRILQGAGFRVNILFGNGSAGVEEWKTIPNAQFNLVVSPWLGLQTAIHLKKKYQQPYLHIPILPIGAGQSAEFLRQVVEFAGIDKQQSEEFIRHEDEQYYYYLESFTDFYAEYWWGLPASYAVVGDSAYNLALNKFLVNQLGLIPGKQIITDNVPEKYRAQIASEYEHLADDVRSDVAFIEDGYLVGKTLHSVDFGHKPPILFGTTWERDTAKELQGYIVEVGFPASYEVVLNKSYIGYRGALTLLEKIFTTAISKSA; this is encoded by the coding sequence ATACATGGCCCTGAGTTTTACAACGGGTTCCAGGGCGGCGGCTATGCCGGCGGCGCCGTTGCCCCTAGCACCAATTTACGGGAGAACGAGGTCATTTTCGGCGGGGCCGAACGCCTGGATAATCTTATCAAAGCCACCCTGAAGATGATGGAAGGGGATTTGTTTGTGGTGCTGAACGGCTGCATAGGTGAAATCGTCGGCGATGATGTCGCTTCAGTGGTGAGCAAATTCCAGGATCAAGGCGTACCGATTGTGTATGCTGAAACCGGAGGCTTTAAGGGTAACAATTTCATCGGGCATGAAATCGTTACGGAGGCCATTATTGATCAATACGTTGATAAATATGCCGTAAATAAAGATAAAAAAATCAAGGGACTTATCAACGTTTGGGCGGAGCTGCCTTTCCAAAATACGTTTTGGCGCGGGGATTTACAAGAACTAAAGCGTATTTTGCAGGGGGCCGGATTCAGGGTAAATATTCTTTTTGGCAACGGGTCCGCCGGTGTGGAAGAATGGAAAACCATCCCAAACGCCCAGTTTAACCTGGTGGTTTCGCCTTGGTTGGGACTGCAGACGGCGATACACTTGAAGAAAAAATATCAACAGCCTTATCTGCATATCCCGATTTTACCCATCGGCGCCGGCCAGTCGGCGGAATTCCTGCGCCAGGTGGTGGAATTCGCGGGCATTGATAAGCAACAATCAGAAGAATTTATACGGCATGAAGATGAGCAATATTATTATTATCTGGAGTCCTTTACCGATTTTTATGCCGAATACTGGTGGGGGCTGCCGGCATCCTATGCCGTCGTCGGTGATAGCGCCTATAATCTGGCGCTCAATAAATTCCTGGTCAATCAGCTGGGGCTGATTCCGGGCAAACAAATCATTACGGATAATGTACCGGAAAAATACCGGGCGCAAATCGCCTCTGAGTATGAACACCTGGCCGACGATGTACGTTCGGATGTGGCCTTTATCGAAGACGGCTACCTGGTGGGGAAGACGTTGCACTCTGTGGATTTTGGACATAAGCCGCCGATTCTTTTCGGTACCACCTGGGAGCGCGATACGGCAAAGGAATTGCAGGGATATATCGTGGAGGTGGGATTTCCGGCCTCCTATGAAGTTGTCCTGAATAAGAGCTATATCGGTTATCGAGGGGCGTTGACCTTATTGGAAAAAATCTTTACCACAGCTATTAGCAAGAGCGCTTAG
- a CDS encoding nitrogenase component 1 codes for MPKKINLDIAEVENREQRLGTIIAWSGTASELHKQSNFEARGCGGGPGKGGCQLCELEGPFTQGSVCSEQMVECQAGHVRDAVLIQHAPIGCGAGQVPYNSIYRNGLAMRGHPVENIHCITTNLLENDLVFGASDKLRQSIDDAVARYQPKAVFLSSSCATGIIGEDMESVAKEKEEQYSIPVIPLACEGFRSKHWSTGFDAVQHGILRQIVKRNPQKQEDLINVINLWGSDVFTPMLANLNLRVNYVIDLASVDDLAQLSSAAATVGFCYTLSSYMAAALEQHFGVPEIKAPMPYGFVGTDAWLREIGKVTHREALAEKYIASEHARVAPRIAELKEKLKGIKGYVATGSAYSHALIQVLRELGVQVDGSLVFHHDPVYDSGDVREDSLGHLTKNYGDVKHFQVSNRQQYQLYGFLQQVKPDFLLIRHNGLAPLASRLGIPAAPLGDEHIAIGYQGIINLGESILDILAHKKFHDDIKNMSSCLIKMVVGPKDPISWRGIRN; via the coding sequence ATGCCCAAGAAGATTAATTTAGACATTGCGGAAGTTGAAAATCGCGAGCAGCGGTTGGGAACAATTATTGCCTGGTCGGGCACCGCCAGTGAGCTGCATAAACAATCCAATTTCGAGGCGAGGGGCTGTGGCGGCGGTCCGGGGAAGGGCGGCTGTCAATTATGCGAATTAGAAGGGCCGTTTACCCAGGGTTCGGTGTGCAGTGAGCAGATGGTTGAATGCCAGGCGGGACATGTGCGCGATGCGGTGCTCATTCAGCATGCGCCTATCGGCTGCGGGGCGGGTCAGGTTCCCTATAATTCAATCTACCGCAACGGACTGGCCATGCGCGGGCACCCGGTTGAGAACATCCACTGTATCACCACCAACTTGCTGGAAAATGATTTGGTCTTCGGCGCATCGGATAAACTGCGGCAGTCCATAGATGACGCGGTGGCGCGCTATCAGCCCAAAGCGGTGTTTCTTTCCTCTTCCTGCGCCACCGGCATTATCGGCGAGGATATGGAAAGCGTTGCCAAAGAAAAGGAAGAGCAATACAGCATTCCGGTGATACCGCTGGCGTGCGAAGGTTTCCGTTCCAAGCATTGGAGTACCGGGTTTGATGCGGTGCAGCATGGCATCTTGCGCCAGATCGTCAAGCGTAATCCGCAAAAGCAGGAGGATTTGATCAATGTCATTAACCTCTGGGGGTCGGATGTTTTTACGCCGATGCTGGCCAACCTCAATCTGCGCGTCAATTATGTCATTGATTTAGCTTCGGTTGACGATTTAGCGCAATTGTCGTCAGCCGCCGCCACGGTGGGTTTTTGCTATACGCTGTCTTCCTATATGGCCGCGGCGCTGGAACAGCATTTCGGCGTACCGGAAATCAAAGCGCCTATGCCGTATGGTTTTGTCGGTACGGATGCCTGGCTTAGGGAAATCGGCAAGGTCACGCACAGAGAAGCGCTGGCGGAAAAATACATTGCATCCGAGCATGCGCGCGTCGCCCCACGCATAGCGGAACTAAAGGAAAAACTCAAGGGTATCAAGGGATACGTGGCGACCGGTTCCGCTTATTCACACGCGCTGATTCAGGTCTTGCGGGAACTGGGCGTCCAGGTGGATGGTTCGTTGGTATTTCATCATGATCCGGTCTATGACAGCGGAGATGTCAGGGAAGATTCCCTGGGACATTTGACCAAAAATTATGGCGATGTAAAACATTTCCAGGTCAGCAACCGCCAGCAGTACCAGCTCTATGGTTTTCTGCAACAGGTCAAACCGGATTTTCTGTTGATTCGTCATAACGGACTGGCGCCTTTGGCCTCGCGTTTGGGTATTCCGGCGGCTCCGCTGGGGGACGAGCATATCGCCATCGGCTATCAAGGGATCATTAATCTGGGTGAATCCATTCTGGATATTCTGGCGCATAAGAAGTTTCATGACGATATTAAAAACATGTCAAGCTGCCTTATAAAAATGGTGGTTGGACCAAAAGACCCTATATCTTGGCGCGGCATCCGGAATTAA
- a CDS encoding O-acetylhomoserine aminocarboxypropyltransferase/cysteine synthase family protein — MTSLKFETLQLHAGQEPDPTTGARAVPIYQTTSYAFENAQQGADRFALREFGNIYTRIQNPTTDVFEKRIAALEGGVAALAVASGQAAQFIALNNILQAGDNFVTSPNLYGGTWAQFHLSFKRLGVEARFAKDDSVDSFESLIDANTKALYLETIGNPRLGFPDFDHFAELAQKHNLPLVVDNTFAAGGYLFRPLEHGAHVVVESATKWIGGHGNSIGGVIVDGGNYPWGNGKFPQFSTPSEAYHGLVYNDVFGPGSELGNIQFIIRARVEGLRDFGPTLSPFNAFLLLQGLETLSLRVERHVANALELARWLEKHPEVESVNYPGLPSSPAYDIAHKYLKKGFGGVLSVEIRGGKERAGRFINSLQLITHLANVGDAKTLIIQPSATTHQQLSDAQQLLAGVTPAGLRISVGIEHIDDLKSDIEQAFKASK, encoded by the coding sequence ATGACATCCTTAAAATTTGAAACCTTGCAGCTTCACGCCGGCCAAGAACCCGATCCCACGACCGGGGCGCGGGCGGTGCCAATCTACCAGACCACCTCCTATGCTTTCGAGAACGCCCAGCAGGGCGCGGACCGGTTTGCATTGCGGGAATTCGGCAATATCTATACCCGGATTCAAAATCCCACCACAGACGTATTTGAAAAGCGCATTGCCGCCTTGGAGGGAGGCGTTGCCGCGCTGGCGGTGGCGTCCGGCCAGGCCGCGCAATTCATCGCGTTAAACAATATCCTCCAGGCCGGCGATAATTTTGTCACCTCCCCCAACTTGTACGGCGGCACATGGGCGCAATTTCACCTATCATTCAAACGCCTAGGGGTGGAGGCCCGCTTTGCCAAGGATGATAGCGTCGACAGCTTTGAAAGCTTGATTGATGCAAACACCAAAGCCCTTTACCTCGAAACCATCGGCAATCCACGCCTGGGTTTTCCTGATTTCGACCATTTCGCCGAGCTGGCGCAAAAACATAACTTGCCTTTGGTGGTGGATAACACCTTCGCCGCCGGCGGATATCTGTTTCGTCCCCTTGAACACGGCGCACATGTGGTGGTGGAATCCGCCACCAAATGGATCGGGGGTCACGGCAATAGCATCGGTGGCGTCATCGTCGATGGCGGCAATTATCCCTGGGGCAACGGCAAATTTCCGCAATTCTCAACGCCATCAGAAGCGTATCACGGCCTGGTTTATAACGACGTCTTTGGCCCGGGCAGTGAATTGGGCAACATACAGTTTATTATCCGCGCCAGGGTGGAAGGCCTGCGTGATTTCGGCCCCACGCTGTCGCCTTTCAATGCCTTCCTGCTTTTACAAGGGCTGGAAACGCTCTCCCTGCGGGTAGAACGCCATGTGGCTAACGCGCTGGAACTGGCCCGCTGGCTGGAAAAACATCCCGAAGTGGAAAGCGTGAATTATCCGGGGTTACCCTCCAGTCCGGCATACGACATTGCCCATAAATACCTGAAAAAGGGATTTGGCGGCGTGCTGTCCGTGGAAATCCGCGGCGGCAAAGAGCGTGCCGGCCGTTTTATTAATAGCCTGCAACTGATTACTCATCTGGCAAATGTGGGGGACGCAAAGACCCTCATTATCCAGCCTTCGGCCACTACCCATCAACAGTTAAGCGATGCGCAGCAGCTCTTGGCCGGGGTGACGCCGGCCGGGCTGCGGATCTCGGTGGGCATTGAGCATATTGATGACCTGAAGTCGGACATCGAACAGGCATTCAAGGCCAGTAAATAG
- a CDS encoding homoserine O-acetyltransferase family protein, which translates to MTLQHFHSAASFVLENGSVLQDIDIAFHTYGTLNADRSNVVWICHALTGSSDVISWWPGLVGKGKCFDPGRWFIVCANVPGSPYGSTSPRSLNPATHQPYLQDFPAITIRDMVFAHSLLADALGIANIHLLIGGSMGGQQALEWAIHEPRRISRLVLLATNAVCSPWGIAFNESQRLALLADKTFDGVDPNGGMAGLKAARSIALLSYRCFDTYQHTQAESDRHKQDRFLAAAYQRHQGEKFIRRFNAYCYWCLLNALDSHNIGRQRDKPEAMLAKITARTLIIGITSDLLFPIREQQYLSRHIKSAQYAEIDSLYGHDGFLTEAPALEKHLFPFLYGQEIKPEKKIAAMTRR; encoded by the coding sequence ATGACATTGCAACATTTTCACTCCGCTGCGTCCTTTGTCCTGGAGAACGGTTCCGTTCTCCAGGATATTGATATCGCTTTTCACACCTATGGTACGCTGAATGCCGATAGATCCAATGTGGTATGGATTTGTCACGCCCTGACAGGCAGTTCGGATGTTATCTCCTGGTGGCCCGGCCTGGTGGGCAAGGGGAAATGTTTTGATCCCGGTCGCTGGTTCATTGTCTGCGCCAATGTGCCCGGCTCGCCTTATGGCTCAACCAGCCCGCGGAGCCTCAACCCGGCCACCCATCAGCCTTATCTACAGGATTTTCCGGCCATAACCATTCGGGATATGGTTTTTGCGCACAGCCTGCTCGCCGATGCGCTGGGGATAGCGAATATACATTTACTGATTGGCGGTTCCATGGGCGGCCAACAGGCGCTGGAATGGGCCATTCATGAGCCTCGGCGAATAAGCCGGTTGGTGCTTCTGGCCACCAATGCCGTTTGTTCTCCCTGGGGAATTGCTTTCAATGAAAGCCAGCGGCTGGCGTTGCTGGCAGATAAAACCTTTGACGGCGTCGACCCCAACGGCGGCATGGCCGGACTGAAGGCAGCCCGAAGTATTGCCCTGCTGTCCTATCGTTGTTTCGATACCTACCAGCACACCCAGGCAGAAAGCGACCGGCATAAACAAGACCGTTTTCTGGCCGCCGCCTATCAACGTCATCAAGGGGAAAAATTCATCCGGCGATTTAACGCCTATTGTTACTGGTGCCTGCTTAACGCGCTCGATAGCCATAATATCGGCCGCCAGAGAGATAAACCGGAAGCCATGCTGGCTAAAATAACGGCCAGAACGCTGATTATCGGCATCACTTCCGATCTGCTGTTTCCGATCAGGGAACAGCAATATCTGTCTAGACATATCAAAAGTGCTCAATATGCGGAAATTGATTCCCTTTATGGACATGATGGTTTTCTGACCGAAGCGCCAGCGCTGGAAAAACATCTTTTCCCGTTTTTATATGGGCAAGAGATTAAGCCGGAAAAGAAAATAGCGGCTATGACGAGGCGTTAA
- the nifA gene encoding nif-specific transcriptional activator NifA codes for MNNLPIADRVSRHFDLSRQFTALHKISVTLSRSLETGQTLLAIIRALYENADMQYGMVCLFDKARSALFIEALYGADSEMEKKCKNVRYRIGEGILGTVMSQRRSLALPRISDDPRFLDRLNLYDYSLPFICVPIPGSDGIPLGVLAAQPMAAGEDQLPAATRFLEMVANLICQTVRPVEHPCDVTGAPEQQRGTPRPLVKQRYGFDNMVGSSRSMRRIFDMIHQVAKWDTTVLVRGESGTGKELIANAIHYDSPRAREPFVKFNCVALPDTLLESELFGHEKGAYTGAVRQRKGRFELADGGTLFLDEIGESSLSFQGKLLRILQEGEMERVGGDTTIKVNVRIIAATNRNLEEEVQSGNFREDLYYRLNVMQINLPPLRKRQEDIVELTQFLIAKLAAKQGRDLRISEGALCLLKNYSWPGNVRELENCLERASVMSKEGLIDRNIIVSNQRTPARQAIQALRRNLPHPQSAEDQDDDDLDDRQRLIAALEKSGWVQAKAARLLGMTPRQVAYRIQNLNIDIPRL; via the coding sequence ATGAATAATCTCCCCATCGCCGATCGGGTATCACGGCATTTTGATCTCTCCCGGCAGTTCACCGCACTGCATAAAATCAGCGTAACGCTCAGCCGCTCGCTGGAAACGGGACAAACACTCCTGGCCATAATCCGGGCGCTGTATGAAAACGCCGATATGCAGTACGGCATGGTTTGCCTGTTCGATAAAGCCCGCAGCGCATTATTTATCGAAGCGTTATACGGTGCCGATAGTGAAATGGAGAAAAAATGCAAAAATGTGCGCTATCGCATCGGCGAAGGCATTCTGGGGACGGTAATGAGCCAGCGGCGTTCACTGGCCTTGCCGCGGATTTCGGACGATCCGCGCTTTCTTGACCGGCTTAATCTGTATGATTACAGTCTGCCGTTTATCTGCGTGCCGATCCCGGGTTCGGACGGCATCCCGCTGGGGGTGCTGGCGGCACAGCCGATGGCAGCAGGCGAGGATCAACTGCCGGCCGCTACCCGTTTTCTGGAAATGGTGGCTAATTTGATTTGCCAAACCGTCCGGCCAGTGGAACACCCGTGTGATGTAACCGGCGCCCCGGAACAGCAAAGGGGCACACCGCGCCCCTTGGTAAAGCAGCGATACGGCTTCGACAATATGGTGGGCAGTAGCCGGTCGATGCGGCGAATTTTCGACATGATCCACCAGGTGGCCAAATGGGACACCACCGTCCTGGTACGCGGCGAAAGCGGCACCGGTAAAGAGCTTATCGCTAACGCGATTCACTATGATTCACCCCGCGCTCGCGAACCTTTTGTCAAATTCAACTGCGTGGCGTTGCCGGATACCTTGCTGGAAAGCGAATTATTCGGTCATGAGAAGGGAGCATATACCGGCGCGGTACGTCAGCGTAAAGGGCGGTTTGAACTCGCCGACGGCGGTACGCTGTTTTTGGATGAAATCGGTGAAAGCAGCCTCTCTTTCCAGGGGAAATTACTGCGTATTTTGCAAGAAGGGGAAATGGAGCGCGTCGGCGGCGATACCACTATCAAAGTCAACGTGCGTATTATCGCCGCCACTAACCGTAATCTGGAAGAGGAAGTGCAAAGCGGTAACTTCCGGGAAGATCTCTATTACCGCCTGAATGTCATGCAGATTAACTTACCGCCGCTGCGCAAACGGCAGGAAGACATCGTCGAGCTGACGCAGTTTCTCATTGCTAAACTGGCGGCAAAACAGGGGCGGGATCTGCGCATCAGCGAGGGCGCGCTGTGTTTGCTAAAGAATTATAGCTGGCCCGGCAACGTCCGCGAGCTGGAGAACTGCCTGGAGCGCGCGTCAGTGATGTCAAAAGAAGGCTTGATTGACCGCAACATCATTGTGTCCAATCAGAGAACACCGGCACGTCAGGCGATCCAGGCCTTACGGCGTAACCTGCCGCACCCGCAATCTGCCGAAGACCAGGACGATGACGATTTGGACGATCGGCAGCGGCTGATTGCCGCATTGGAAAAGTCCGGTTGGGTCCAGGCGAAAGCTGCCCGTTTGTTGGGCATGACTCCGCGTCAGGTTGCCTACCGGATACAGAACCTGAATATCGATATACCACGGTTATGA
- a CDS encoding LVIVD repeat-containing protein: MVNELPRPDYSRNMRLIGHSDQGGRPDGVQLMVHRGFAYIGHMVSQGFSIVDVRDPKNPKAVGYVPAPPGTWNVHLQAYDDLLLVINARDLFADVRFADEKVYYTRAVSETVSDVRDRGWSAGLRIFDISTPDQPREIGFLPLNGIGIHRIWYVGGRWAYVSALIDGFTDYIFLTIDLADPRKPEVAGRWWLPGMNQAAGETPVWPGGKRYALHHAIISGDTAYGSWRDGGLTILDVKDRTQPRLISHRNWSPPFGGGTHTALPLPDRDLLVVLDEAVLDNQEDGEKLIWLFDIREPANPVSIATFPQPHETDYVAKGAHFGPHNLHENRPGSFISSTLIFATYQNAGVRAYDISNPYRPVETGALVPAAPAKMMDTRPNRPRVIQSCDVFVDAQGIIYSTDYNGGLSIIEYLG, translated from the coding sequence ATGGTTAACGAATTACCGCGCCCGGACTACAGCCGCAATATGCGGCTTATAGGCCACAGCGATCAGGGCGGGCGCCCCGACGGCGTACAATTGATGGTGCATCGCGGTTTTGCCTACATCGGCCATATGGTGTCGCAGGGGTTCTCCATTGTCGATGTGCGTGATCCGAAGAATCCCAAGGCGGTGGGGTATGTACCTGCGCCGCCGGGCACCTGGAATGTACATTTACAGGCGTATGACGACCTGTTGCTGGTGATTAACGCCCGAGATCTGTTCGCCGATGTCCGGTTTGCAGATGAAAAGGTCTACTACACCCGGGCGGTCAGCGAGACGGTAAGCGATGTGCGGGATCGGGGCTGGAGCGCCGGCCTGCGTATTTTTGATATTTCCACCCCGGACCAGCCGCGGGAAATCGGCTTTCTGCCGCTCAATGGCATCGGCATCCACCGCATCTGGTATGTCGGTGGCCGCTGGGCTTACGTGTCCGCGTTGATAGACGGTTTTACCGATTATATCTTCCTGACCATTGATTTGGCCGATCCGCGTAAACCGGAGGTGGCGGGGCGCTGGTGGCTGCCGGGGATGAACCAGGCAGCGGGGGAAACGCCGGTCTGGCCGGGAGGAAAACGCTACGCACTTCACCACGCCATTATCAGCGGCGATACCGCCTATGGCAGTTGGCGCGATGGCGGCCTGACCATCCTGGATGTCAAAGACCGTACACAGCCCAGGCTTATCAGCCATCGCAACTGGAGCCCGCCGTTTGGCGGCGGTACGCATACGGCGCTACCCCTGCCGGATCGCGACCTGCTGGTGGTGCTGGACGAAGCGGTGCTGGATAATCAGGAGGACGGCGAGAAGCTTATCTGGCTGTTCGATATCCGTGAACCCGCCAATCCGGTGAGCATCGCCACTTTCCCGCAGCCGCATGAAACGGATTATGTCGCCAAAGGCGCCCATTTCGGACCGCATAACCTGCATGAAAACCGGCCGGGCAGCTTTATCAGTTCAACGCTGATTTTCGCCACGTACCAGAACGCGGGCGTGCGCGCCTACGATATCTCCAATCCGTACCGCCCGGTGGAAACCGGCGCACTGGTGCCCGCGGCGCCGGCGAAGATGATGGATACCCGGCCGAACCGCCCCAGGGTTATCCAGTCCTGCGATGTTTTTGTGGATGCGCAGGGGATAATCTACAGCACCGACTATAATGGCGGTTTGTCGATAATAGAGTATTTGGGATAG